CGGGATCATGCTCTTCGGGGTGCCGGAGGAGTCCAAGAAGGACGCTCTCGGGACGCCGGGCACCGATCCCGACGGGATTCTGCAGGTCGCCATCCGGGACGTACGCGCCGAGGTCGGGGACGACCTGCTCGTGATGTCCGATGTGTGTCTCGACGAGACCATCGATCACGGGCACTGCGGGGTGCTCGACGCGCAGGGGCGCGTCGACAATGACGCCACCCTCGAGCGGTACGCCGAGATGGCCCAGGTCCAGGCCGACGCCGGCGCCCATGTCGTGGGACCCAGCGGGATGATGGACGGGCAGGTCGGGGTCATCCGGGACGCGCTCGACCAGATCGGGCGGGAGGACGTGGCCATCCTGGCGTACACGGCCAAGTACGCCTCCGCGTTCTACGGGCCGTTCCGGGAGGCCGTCGCCTCCTCGCTGCAGGGTGACCGCAAGACGTACCAGCAGGATCCCGCCAACGCGCGGGAGTCGCTGCGCGAGCTCGCCCTCGATCTGGAGGAGGGTGCCGACATGGTGATGGTCAAGCCGGCCGGTCCCTACCTCGACATCCTCGCGCGGGTCGCGGACGCCGTCGACGTGCCCGTCGCCGCGTACCAGATCTCCGGTGAGTACTCGATGATCGAGGCCGCCGCCGAGAAGGGCTGGATCGACCGGGACCGGGCGATCCTGGAGACGCTGACCGGGATCAAGCGGGCCGGGGCGCAGAACATCCTCACCTACTGGGCGACCGAGGTGGCTCAGAAGCTCGGCTGACGAAGCCGCCGGACGGCGTGTTGCGACAACGGTTCGAGCTCGGTCCGGATACGGGCGGAGCTCGAACCGGCCAACGTCCGGACAACAGCCCCCAGTTCGGACG
This portion of the Streptomyces canus genome encodes:
- the hemB gene encoding porphobilinogen synthase codes for the protein MTTYGSFPGTRPRRLRTNPVMRRMVAETRLHPADFILPAFVLEGASEPVPISAMPGVVQHSRDSLKKAAAEAVAAGISGIMLFGVPEESKKDALGTPGTDPDGILQVAIRDVRAEVGDDLLVMSDVCLDETIDHGHCGVLDAQGRVDNDATLERYAEMAQVQADAGAHVVGPSGMMDGQVGVIRDALDQIGREDVAILAYTAKYASAFYGPFREAVASSLQGDRKTYQQDPANARESLRELALDLEEGADMVMVKPAGPYLDILARVADAVDVPVAAYQISGEYSMIEAAAEKGWIDRDRAILETLTGIKRAGAQNILTYWATEVAQKLG